The proteins below are encoded in one region of Parasegetibacter sp. NRK P23:
- a CDS encoding YoaK family protein yields MFRHQGKARTFRHNLRIASLLSFVAGMVNVAGFLAIGRLTTNVTGHFAFLIDEVFRLEFWAGLVYFLYIFFFFLGSFVSNFLIEIVSRRDLSFAFAVPASIEAMLLLFIGIWGDAEPLNANVIAFSLLFSMGLQNSLVTTISNSSVRTTHLTGLFTDLGIELSQLFFYKSTDQRHKLLISIKLRLTIISFFFLGGVAGGISYSKVGLITLCIASTLLIFGLIYDYIKFRLITIRRKFKSD; encoded by the coding sequence AAAGCGCGGACGTTTAGACACAATCTGAGAATTGCTTCATTGTTGTCTTTCGTTGCGGGTATGGTAAACGTAGCAGGTTTTCTTGCTATTGGACGATTAACAACAAATGTGACGGGGCATTTCGCCTTTTTAATAGATGAGGTTTTCAGGTTAGAATTTTGGGCTGGACTTGTCTATTTCTTGTATATATTTTTCTTCTTTCTGGGTTCTTTCGTTTCCAATTTTTTAATTGAAATTGTTTCAAGGAGAGATTTGAGTTTTGCTTTTGCAGTTCCTGCTTCAATTGAAGCAATGCTCTTGCTTTTTATTGGAATCTGGGGAGACGCAGAGCCTTTAAATGCAAATGTCATTGCTTTTAGCCTTCTTTTTTCGATGGGACTTCAGAATTCGCTTGTAACAACAATATCAAATTCCAGTGTAAGGACAACCCATTTGACCGGACTTTTTACTGACTTAGGGATTGAACTGTCGCAATTGTTTTTTTACAAGAGTACTGATCAGCGGCACAAGCTGCTAATATCAATCAAGTTGCGCTTGACGATTATCAGCTTCTTTTTTCTTGGTGGTGTAGCAGGCGGCATTTCATATTCAAAAGTTGGACTTATCACTTTATGTATTGCTTCTACGCTATTAATCTTTGGACTTATTTACGATTATATAAAATTTCGATTGATAACGATTAGACGAAAATTTAAATCCGATTGA